In Zingiber officinale cultivar Zhangliang chromosome 6A, Zo_v1.1, whole genome shotgun sequence, a single genomic region encodes these proteins:
- the LOC121997301 gene encoding transmembrane protein 87A-like, which translates to MARLDPCIAPPLLGFVVFCGILAPFVGGSVHSYVGEKFVPKGNAFILHGGSEGLYASVPGGNATSGSGESFIRFDKITFTRTEEAAQSSKEMDSFMVQAIVFEVEDREIIGGSAYGGQRAICCTSDLAKLGACTQGTVIYRTSKQNPNWPQVITATFSAKNRVTTLPSHSISITRTGMYNLYFIYCDPSLKGLVIEGKTVWKNPSGYLPGRMAPLMYFYGVMSFAFVILGMFWFSQYVRFWREVLPLQNCITLVITLGMFEMALWYFEYAEFNATGLRPIGITFWAVTFGTVKRTVSRVIILVVSMGYGVVRPTLGGLTSKVIMLGATFFVASEILELVENAGAISDIAGKARLFLILPVALLDAFFILWIFTSLSKTLDKLQARRLMAKLDIYRNFTNALGVAVVVSVCWIGYELYFKSTDIYNENWQRAWIIPAFWQVLSFSVLGVIAVLWAPSQNSTRFAYSDDGFEDFDREESLSLIKPGPIPPRDTHNYTDAKSTLGFNTTNSHNEDIEEDKRA; encoded by the exons ATGGCGCGCCTCGATCCTTGCATTGCTCCTCCTCTTCTCGGGTTCGTGGTTTTCTGTGGCATTCTCGCCCCCTTCGTGGGCGGCTCGGTGCACAGCTACGTCGGCGAGAAGTTTGTCCCCAAAGGCAACGCTTTCATCCTTCACGGAGGTAGCGAGGGACTCTACGCCTCCGTCCCCGGTGGAAACGCCACCTCCGGTAGCGGGGAGTCCTTTATCCG CTTTGATAAGATCACTTTCACACGAACTGAGGAAGCTGCTCAAAGTAGTAAAGAGATGGATTCTTTTATGGTGCAAGCAATTGTGTTTGAGGTAGAAGATCGAGAAATAATTGGTGGATCAGCCTATGGTGGACAACGAGCTATTTGCTGCACCTCAGATCTGGCGAAATTAGGTGCTTGCACTCAGGGTACAGTCATCTATAGGACTAGTAAACAAAATCCTAACTGGCCTCAAGTGATAACTGCAACTTTCAGTGCAAAAAATCGTGTTACAACTTTGCCATCTCACAGTATTTCCATCACAAGAACTGGGATGTACAACCTGTATTTTATATATTGTGATCCATCACTTAAAGGATTGGTGATAGAGGGGAAGACTGTGTGGAAAAATCCTTCTGGCTATCTGCCTGGAAGGATGGCCCCTCTCATGTATTTTTATGGGGTTATGTCGTTTGCATTTGTGATACTTGGAATGTTTTGGTTCTCACAGTATGTGAGGTTTTGGAGAGAGGTTCTTCCACTTCAGAACTGCATAACACTTGTCATCACATTAGGCATGTTTGAAATGGCATTGTGGTACTTTGAATATGCTGAGTTCAATGCAACTGGTCTCAGACCGATAGGAATCACCTTTTGGGCAGTAACCTTTGGCACAGTAAAGAGAACGGTGTCACGAGTTATCATTCTTGTTGTTTCTATGGGGTATGGAGTTGTCAGACCTACTCTAGGGGGTCTCACTTCTAAGGTGATTATGCTGGGAGCAACATTTTTTGTAGCGTCGGAGATACTTGAGTTGGTAGAGAATGCAGGTGCCATAAGTGATATAGCTGGAAAGGCAAGACTGTTTTTGATTCTTCCTGTGGCACTACTGGATGCATTCTTCATTCTGTGGATATTCACTTCTCTTTCCAAAACTCTAGACAAACTCCAG GCTAGACGGTTGATGGCTAAGCTGGACATTTACAGGAATTTCACGAATGCTTTGGGTGTCGCTGTTGTTGTATCTGTTTGTTGGATCGGATATGAG CTTTACTTCAAGTCAACTGACATATACAACGAGAACTGGCAGAGGGCTTGGATCATTCCTGCCTTTTGGCAAGTTCTTTCCTTTTCTGTTCTCGGCGTGATTGCTGTTCTTTGGGCACCCTCCCAGAATTCAACTAG ATTTGCTTACTCAGACGATGGGTTCGAAGATTTTGATCGAGAGGAATCCCTCTCGTTAATAAAACCTGGACCAATTCCTCCAAGAGATACTCACAATTATACTGATGCCAAATCAACTTTGGGCTTCAACACCACCAACTCACACAATGAAGACATTGAGGAAGACAAAAGAGCGTAG